One Cucurbita pepo subsp. pepo cultivar mu-cu-16 chromosome LG20, ASM280686v2, whole genome shotgun sequence genomic window carries:
- the LOC111782651 gene encoding 60S ribosomal protein L34-like, with protein sequence MVQRLTYRKRHSYATKSNQHRVVKTPGGKLVYQTTKKRASGPKCPVTGKRIQGIPHLRPAEYKRSRLARNRRTVNRAYGGVLSGGAVRERIIRAFLVEEQKIVKKVLKIQKAKEKLASKS encoded by the exons ATGGTCCAGCGGCTCACTTACCGTAAGCGGCACAGCTATGCCACCAAATCCAACCAGCACCGCGTCGTCAAGACCCCCG GTGGGAAGCTTGTGTATCAGACCACGAAGAAGAGAGCCAGTGGTCCTAAATGTCCTGTAACTGGAAAGAGAATTCAAGGG ATTCCTCACTTGAGGCCTGCTGAATACAAGAGGTCTAGGCTGGCTAGGAACCGTAGGACTGTAAACCGTGCCTATGGTGGTGTACTGTCTGGCGGtgctgttagagagag GATTATAAGAGCTTTTTTGGTTGAAGAGCAAAAGATTGTGAAAAAGGTATTGAAGATCCAGAAGGCAAAGGAAAAACTAGCTTCCAAGAGCTAG
- the LOC111782993 gene encoding crooked neck-like protein 1 yields the protein MSSSKDADPTLGYLTRKDAEVKLPRPTRVKNKTPAPIQITAEQILREARERQEAEIRPPKQKITDPTELADYRLRKRKEFEDLIRRVRWNVSVWIKYAQWEESQKDFNRARSVWERALEVDYRNHTLWLKYAEVEMKNKFINHARNVWDRAVTLLPRVDQLWYKYIHMEEMLGNVAGARQVFERWMGWMPDQQGWLSYIKFELRYNEVERARGIFERFVQCHPKVGAWIRFAKFEMKNGEIGKARNVYERAVEKLADDEEAEQLFVAFAEFEERCKETERARCIYKFSLDHIPKGRAEDLYRKFVAFEKQYGDKEGIEDAIVGKRRFQYEEEVRKNPLNYDSWFDYIRLEETAGNKERIREVYERAISNVPPAEEKRYWQRYIYLWINYALYEELDAADVERTRDVYRECLNLIPHAKFSFAKIWLLAAQFEIRQLNLNGARQILGNAIGRAPKDKIFKKYIEIELQLGNIDRCRKLYEKYLVWSPENCYAWSKYAELERSLCETERARSIFELAIAQPALDMPELLWKAYIDFEISEHEFERTRELYERLLDRTKHLKVWISYAKYEASAMEDDSQLSELPEDKVQEYLRARKQQCIQQARRVFEKAITYYRNSAPELKEERAMLLEEWLNMETSFGELGDVSLVQSKLPKKLKKRRQIASEDGPAGFEEYIDYLFPEETQTTNLKILEAAYRWKKQKVDDN from the exons ATGTCTTCATCCAAAGATGCGGATCCAACCCTGGGCTACCTCACTCGAAAGGATGCAGAGGTGAAGTTGCCGCGACCCACTAGGGTGAAGAACAAGACTCCTGCTCCAATTCAGATAACTGCAGAGCAGATACTTCGCGAGGCTCGGGAACGGCAGGAGGCAGAAATTAGACCACCCAAGCAGAAAATTACAGATCCGACTGAACTAGCTGATTATCGTCTTCGCAAGCGGAAGGAGTTTGAAGACCTTATACGCCGTGTCAGGTGGAACGTTAGTGTTTGGATCAAGTATGCTCAGTGGGAAGAGTCTCAGAAGGACTTCAATCGGGCTCGTTCGGTTTGGGAGCGTGCCCTTGAGGTCGATTATCGAAACCATACCCTTTGGCTCAAGTATGCAGAGGTTGAGATGAAGAATAAATTTATCAATCATGCAAGGAATGTCTGGGATCGAGCAGTTACCCTCTTGCCTAGAGTGGACCAACTATGGTACAAGTACATTCATATGGAGGAAATGTTGGGTAATGTTGCTGGTGCAAGGCAGGTTTTTGAGAGATGGATGGGCTGGATGCCGGACCAGCAAGGTTGGCTCTCATACATCAAGTTTGAGTTGAGGTACAATGAGGTTGAACGTGCCCGAGGCATATTTGAGCGCTTTGTTCAGTGCCACCCCAAAGTTGGGGCATGGATACGATTTGCCAAATTCGAGATGAAAAATGGGGAAATTGGAAAAGCAAGAAATGTTTATGAGAGAGCCGTTGAGAAATTAGCTGATGATGAAGAGGCAGAGCAATTGTTTGTTGCTTTTGCTGAATTTGAGGAGAGGTGTAAGGAAACGGAACGGGCACgatgtatatataaattttccCTAGATCATATCCCCAAAGGTAGGGCTGAGGATCTCTACAGGAAGTTTGTGGCATTTGAGAAGCAATACGGGGATAAGGAAGGAATAGAAGATGCTATAGTGGGGAAGAGGAGGTTTCAATATGAAGAGGAAGTGAGGAAGAACCCCCTAAATTATGATTCTTGGTTTGATTATATAAGATTGGAGGAGACTGCAGGGAACAAGGAGAGGATCAGGGAAGTGTATGAAAGAGCAATATCCAATGTTCCTCCAGCTGAAGAGAAACGGTACTGGCAgcgttatatttatttatg GATCAATTATGCACTATATGAAGAACTGGATGCTGCAGATGTCGAGCGTACCCGTGATGTGTATAG GGAGTGTCTAAATTTGATTCCTCATGCGAAGTTTTCATTTGCAAAGATATGGCTATTGGCTGCACAGTTTGAAATACGACAGTTGAACCTTAATGGTGCCCGACAAATACTAGGGAATGCAATTGGGAGGGCTCCTAAAGATAAG ATATTCAAAAAGTATATAGAGATAGAGCTGCAGCTGGGAAATATAGATAGATGCCGTAAACTATATGAGAAGTATTTGGTGTGGTCACCTGAAAATTGTTATGCATGGAGCAAGTATGCAGAATTGGAGAGATCTCTGTGTGAAACTGAGCGTGCCAGGTCTATATTTGAGCTCGCTATTGCACAGCCTGCACTGGATATGCCAGAGTTATTGTGGAAG GCCTACATTGATTTTGAGATATCCGAGCATGAATTTGAAAGAACGAGAGAGCTGTATGAGAGACTTCTAGACAGAACAAAACACTTGAAAGTGTGGATCAGTTATGCTAAGTATGAGGCATCAGCAATGGAGGATGACAGCCAGCTTTCGGAATTACCAGAAGACAAAGTGCAGGAATATCTTCGTGCACGGAAGCAACAATGTATTCAACAGGCTAGAA GGGTCTTCGAAAAAGCTATTACTTACTACAGAAATTCCGCGCCAGAGTTAAAAGAGGAGAGAGCTATGCTCCTTGAGGAATGGTTGAATATGGAGACGAGTTTCGGTGAACTTGGTGATGTCAGCTTAGTGCAATCCAAGCTTCCAAAGAAGCTTAAGAAGAGGCGTCAAATTGCTAGTGAGGACGGTCCGGCCGG TTTCGAGGAATACATAGATTACTTGTTCCCTGAAGAAACTCAAACTACAAATCTCAAGATCCTCGAAGCTGCATACCGTTGGAAGAAGCAGAAAGTTGACGATAATTAA